CCGACCAGCAACAGAAAGATGATCGCCGGCAGCTTGACCCGCCAGGCAAGCCACTGGCATAGGGCGCAGACCGCCAGCAGGATCGCGATCGCGGGCAGGATATGTCCGACCATATAAACGACTCCGTATCGTCAGCTTGGCTTTGCGATGATAATTATAAGCATATTTCTGCTTTTATGTACGTTGACTTCGAATCTGGCATTTCGGGGGTAACTTTGGGATTCTTCCCAATTTCCTTCAATTGAGTCACCTCAATGTAGTCCTGTTGCCATTGGTGATAAACTATACCCTGATAAACAATAATCATTCAGAGTAAGGAGGTCTTATGCGCTACAACAGACTTGGCAACACCGGACTGTTTATTTCGGAACTCTGCTTCGGCACCATGACCTTTGGCGGTGGCGAGGGGATCTGGGGGATGATCGGTGACCTGCAGCAGAAGGAGGCCGAACGGCTGATCGCCCAGGCCCTGGAAGGGGGCATCAACTTCATCGACACCGCTGATGTCTACGCGGGGGGCGTCGCCGAACAGATCACCGGGCAGGCCCTGAAAAATCTCGGCGTCAAACGCGATGAGGTAGTGATCGCGACCAAGGTCTTCAGCCAGATGGGGGCCGGCCCCAATTCCCGCGGTGCGTCCCGCGCTCATATTCTCGACGGCATCAAGGCCAGCCTCAAGCGGCTGCAGCTCGACTACGTCGATCTCTACCAGATTCACGGCTTCGACCCCGCGACGCCGATGGAAGAGACCGTACGCGCGCTGGAATCTCTGGTGTCACAGGGGCTGGTGCGTTATGTCGGGGTCTCCAACTGGAGTGCCTGGCAGATCATGAAAGGGCTGGGGATCGCCGACCGCCTCGGCTTCTCCCGGTTTGCCTCCCTGCAAGCCTACTACAGCATCGCCGGTCGCGACCTGGAACGGGAGATTGTACCGCTGCTCGAGAGCGAAGGGCTGGGGCTGATGGTCTGGAGTCCCCTGGCTGGCGGTCTGCTCAGCGGCAAGTACGGGCGGGACCTCAGCGGTGAAGAAGGGAGCCGACGGGTGATCTTCGACTTTCCGCCGGTGGACCTCGAGCGAGCCTGGGGGGTGGTCGACTGCATGCGCCCCATGGCCGAGGCGCGTGGCTGCTCGGTGGCGCGCATCGCCCTGGCCTGGCTGCTACATCAGCCCCGGGTGACCAGCGTCATCATCGGCGCCAAACGTCCCGATCAGCTGACGGACAACCTGGCCGCGGTGGAGATCGCGCTGTCCACGGACGAACTGGCGACCCTCGACGAGGTCAGCCGCCTGCCGCAGGAATACCCTGCCTGGATGCTGGAGCGACAGGGGGAGGTACGCATGACGCAGCTGAAGGACGCGAAACACTGAGCCGGGCTGCGCAAAAAACACGACTTGTTCCCTTCTTTCCGTGGCATGGCATCAAGCACCTTGAACTTGCAACTCGAAGAATGTGAGCATAGGTTCAATCAAAGAGGTCGGGATTTGAGTCGCTGGATCCTTGATGTTTTGCGAAATCAACCCCTAGACCGGTCATGATCCTTAACTAAAATTCTGGTGAGATTTCAATGGGTATTGCCGCCGATATTGTCATAATTGTTCTCGCTGCCTTTGGTGGAGGTTTGCTGGCGCACGCCCTGCGGCAGCCTTTGATTCTGGGCTATATCCTTGCCGGAGTTTTGATTGGCCCCTTCACCGGTGGTGTCACGGTTTCTGATGTCCATGACATCGAAAAGTTGGCCGAAATCGGTGTTGCCCTGCTTTTATTCGCGCTCGGGCTTGAATTCTCTCTCAAGGAGTTACGGCCGGTCAGGTTTATTGCGCTCATCGGGGCACCAATCCAGATCCTGCTGACAATCGGGTTTGGATACCTGATCGGACTTTCTCTTGGCTGGGCCCCGGTTGCGTCTTTATGGCTAGGTGGGCTGGTTTCGCTGTCGAGTACCATGGTGATCCTGAAGACCCTTATGAACCAGGGGATGATGGGTACCTTATCGAGCAGGGTGATGGTCGGGATCCTGATTGTGCAGGATCTGGCTGTGGTGCCGCTGATGATTCTATTGCCGCAGATATCGGATCCTAAGGCGGGCCTGCCGGTATTGGGGATGGCTTTACTTAAAGGGGCTGTCTTTCTTGCGGTGATGCTGTTTGTCGGGTCGCGGATTCTGCCCTGGCTGCTGCGGCGGATTGCACGTTGGAATTCGCGCGAGCTTTTTGTCCTTTCAATTACCGCTATCGGTCTGGGAGTCGGCTATGCCACTTATCAGATCGGCCTCTCCTTCGCCCTGGGCGCTTTTGTTGCCGGTATGGTGTTAAGCGAATCCGATTACGGGCACCAGGCTCTCAGCGACATCATCCCGTTGCGCGACCTGTTCAGTCTGCTCTTTTTTACTTCGGTTGGGATGCTGCTCGATCCAGCATTTCTGTTTCACAACTGGGTCGGAGTTTTACAGCTGGTGTTGATGATCTCTCTCGGTAAGGGATTGATTCTGGCACTCACAACCAGAAGTTTCGGTTATGGGAATGTGGTCCCGCTTGCCGTGGGGTTGGGGATGTTTCAGATCGGAGAATTCTCTTTTGTGCTGGGGCAGGTTGGATTTTCTGGCGGGTTTTTGAGCGGCGAGGAACACTCCTTTATTCTCTCTGCAACCATTCTCAGTATGTTGATGACGCCTCTGATCTCCAGCTTAACGGTGCCGCTCTATCGCCTGAAAACCCGCTATTTCAAAGCAGATTCCATCAAGACGGCTAATCTGCCACCCGAAGGATTACATGGGCATATTGTCATCGCCGGTGGGGGTCGGGTCGGTCAGCATATTGCGAAGCTTCTCACCCAGGTCGAAGTCTCATTTATCATCATTGAGATGAATCATAATCGCCTCGAAGAATGCACAAAACTTGGATTTCCGGCAATTTATGGAGATGCAAGCCAGGAGATTGTTCTTGAAGCCGCAAATCTGGGCGAGGCCCAACAAGTACTGATTACCTTGCCGAATATTATTGCCACCGAAGCCATCGTACGTCAGGTCCACAGTCGATATCCCACGCTGAATATGGTGGTGCGGGCTGAAGGGGTTGAGCAGATGCGGGCGCTGTATGAAGACGGGGTCTACATGGTCATCCTCCCCGAGCTGGAAGCCGGCCTTGAAATCGCCCGTCAGGCGCTGTTGCATCTCAAGCTCCCGATCCCCACCATCCAGCGTTACACTGATGCCTTGCGCCGTGATCACTATCATCCAGATCATGAGATGGGCAAAGGCCATCTAGAAATCAGTCTGTTGAAAAATGCTCGTGATCATCTCGAGCTGAACTGGGAGCGATTGGATCAAGACAGCTTGATGGTCGGGCAGAGTATTCGAACCCTTGACATTCGGCGCACCACAGGGGTCTCGATCGTCGGCGTTTTACGTGAGGGGAGTTTCAGCCCGAATCCGCCGGCCGACTTTGTTTTTTCTGCAGGTGATTTGGTGGCGGTTCTTGGAAACAGCAGCCAATGTATAGAGATTAGTGCGCTGGCGTAACCTGGTCTTTTGAGGTCAGGGAAGAATGTGAACTTAGGGGACGTTGTTGATTTGTTGATTAACCCGGAACTTAGTTGACGAGGCAACAACCTCCCCCTCAACTACTGACAGGACAAGGGGCAGATTGAAAATGGCCGACCCTTTTCGGGGGTAGGCCATTTCTATTTCCTGCCGGAGATTCAATCGCCTGATTGAATCTCAGAGTTCGATCTTCGTCCCGAGAACCTGTAAAAACTTGGAGAGCCATTCGGGATGGGCGGGCCATGCCGGAGCGGTGACCAGATTCCCATCAACATGAGCGCGGTCAACCGCAATCTCCATGAATTTTCCGCCGGCGAGGGTAACATCCGGCCCAACCGCCGGATAACAGGAACAGGACCGTCCCTTAAGAACCCCGGCCGCCGCCAGGACCTGAGCGCCATGACAAACGGCCGCGATCGGTTTGTTCGCCGCAGCAAAATGTTGCACGATCGACAGAACAGTTTTATTGAGTCGAATATACTCCGGTGCGCGCCCACCAGGGATGACAAGAGCGTCATAAGCGTCAGCCTTGATATCGTCAAAGGTCGCGTTCAGGGCAAAATTATGACCGGGTTTTTCGCTGTAGGTCTGATCCCCCTCGAAATCATGCACCGCAGTCCGTACCGACTCTCCCGCCTTCTTCCCCGGACAAACCGCATGAACCGTGTGACCGATCATCTGCAGCGCCTGAAATGGGACCATGACCTCGTAGTCTTCAACAAAATCGCCGACCAGCATCAGTATTTTTTTGGCTGCCATCAGTAACTCCTTTGGTTTGAGTTGATCCGGTCCTAACTCGATTGCAATACTCTTTTAATTGCCCTTTCATGCTACCAGAGTTCTGGTTAACGGCAATGTCGAGGTCATGTGCCACTGGGCATAAAAGGAGACAGATTTATGGCCGTTTATTGGCAAATAAATCTGTCCCCTTTTTGTGTATTTCGAGCAGCAAACCTATGAGGGGTCAGGAACCGGGCTGCAGGCTCCGCAGGTAGATCAGCATTGAGTCGAGCTCGGTCGATTCCAGGGCGAGCACCTTCCCTTTGAGGGCGCCGCGGATACAGGAATTGATCCTCCCCTTGAGCTTGGCGTCGTCGTAGCCAGCAATCTTCTCCAGCCCTTTTCCCTGCGAATGACAACTCGAACAGCTCTTGCCGTTGCTCCCCAGGGTGGGCGACTCGAACAACTGCTTGCCAAGATCGGCGGTCGGGGCCTGGGCGGCGAGACACGGACTGGCAACAAACATTAACAGCATGATAGTCAGGATCAGTTTCATAGTGGGCTCCTTGGGACAATGGGTCGGCTTTTGCGCTGCGATGGTGACATTATACCAGCGAAAAAAACCTCGGAGAGAAGACAACCCATGTATCTGTCTTCTTTCCTCCGCATTTGCTGAAAAAACTAGGGACACTTCCCATATTTCCTTCAATGGGAGCAGGCCAAGGGGTCAGGTTTAATTTCGGATATTCACTGCTGGTTTCGTCGTCCGAAAAACATTAAGCCCCTTGTAGCGCGAAAAGATTAAATCTGTCTGGCAAATGATTTCAGGTCTGAATCAGTCAGTCTGGTATTCAACCTTCGACAGGGGTCCCGCAACTCACCGGATTTTCTCCGGCTTCCCGCTGGGCCTTAATTTTCAGACAGGTATGCTCGCCACCACAGAGAATCTCGCCGCAGGATGCACAGCACAGGTTGGTAATCTCTTCACGGGGGCAAAGATTCAAGAGATCTCCATTAACTCCACCTTTGGCGGGGCAAATGTATTTTGTCATTTTTCGACTCCAGAATGAATAGCTTTGAGGGGACAGGGTCCAAACTGCCGGGGCATTTTAGGCTATCGGCTTGCCACTGTCCAGAAACCTGTGATGATAAACATCACAGTCACCCCACACCCTTCTGCGGTTCAATCCTGCGAATTGCCCGGTTCACGCCCCTGGCCACCAACCTGACCTTGACGATCCCCCTGCCCAACCTCTTTGCACTTCACAGGGTATTTTCCTGATTATTTTGTACAATTTTTCATAAGATAAAAAGGGTGCATGGAAAATATATCTGTTTTCTTTTCGCTCCGCCTTGATCGAGCCGACGACTGCCTGATATCGTCGGTTCGATTTTATTGATCCTGTGCTTTTTAGTGTAAACCTTCTGGTGATTGATCCGTCTAATAGTAATTTGGCCTGCACTCTGCCTGAATAGAATTTCCGTTTGAACAACAATTGAAGGAACCGGGTCGCGATGAAGTTTCAGACCAAACTGATAATTCTGACCTTGCTGGCCAATCTGCTGCTCGCCGCGGGTGCCTGGCAGCTGATGATTGGCGTTAACGCGGTGCAAAAACAGGTGCAGCTTTTTGTGCCTGCGACTGGCTATCTTCAGGGGATCTCCGGTGTTCACTCCGCGCTGACCCGCCAGGCGAGGGAGAGTCTCGATTATCTGATTTCTCGCAATCCTGCAGATAAAAAAAACTTTTTCACGACCGGTAAAGCTTTGGACAAGGCCTTCCTTCTGTGGCGGGAATCGGCGGCACAACAGTTGGCGTTAAAGGTCGAGGGAGAGCAAGAGGATCTTGAACGGGCGGAGGCCACCTACCTGTTGTATCTTGGCTGGCAAAAAGAGATGCGGGAGATTTTTGCACTGACGGATCAGCAGAAATGGGTGATGGCCCTGAAAAAATTCCAGGGGGCGTGGGAGACCCACCTCAACAATAAACTCTTCCCGGCCATCAATCAGGCCCTGCATGACGGAATGGTTGAAGTCGAGGACACCTACCATGGGCTGACTTTGGCGGTTGGAATTATCCCCTGGGATCTCACTGCCAGCAGTAGGCAACTGGATGAGATTCACAACGTGATGAATATTTTGATCGACGGCAATCAGGTTAATGCCAGCGTGAACAGTCAGTTTTCTGCTTTGATCGACTATTTGTTAAATAACAACGCGGATAGCCTTGAACGCTATGAGCACAGCAAAATTATCAGCCAGGAAGCCTTGGCTGACTGGTTACACGTTGCCGAGAAAGCTGAACCGAGTGATCATCAGCCCTCGGCGACGGGCCAGCAAATAGCCGCGATAGACCGCACCTTTCAGCGGTTCGCGCAGCAGGCAGAATCTGCTATTGCATTGAAAAAAGCCGGGCTGACCACCCGGGCCCTCGCGCTTATCGGAGGACAGGATGACAGCCTGATCGCCGACTTTCATAACAGCACGTCCATCACCATCCGCGATGGAGCCAAAGCTCTGGTCACCCGAGCGACCGCAAGCCGCACCACCGGGATTTTATTTTTGTTTTCCATTTTCGGGTTTATCAGTCTCTTTTCGCTGGGAATCGTGCGGGAAATGTTCGCCTCTCTGAAAACACTCAGCACCGGTATGGATTGTATCGGAGCCGGCGATCTGAGTCACAGGATCGTTCTTAAGGGGGATGACGTCACGGGCCGCCTGGCTCAAACCTTCAACACCATGATGGACAGCCTGTGTCACTCCCAGCGTGACTTGAAAAAACTGACCTCCGAACTGGAACAGCGGGTGGAGAACAGGACTCTGGAGTTGGAAGCTGTCAACCGTGACCTTGAGGCCTTTAACGCCATGGTCTCTCACGACCTGCGCTCACCCTTGGCGATTATTTCAGGCTACTGTGAATTGCTATTGGCGAAAGAGATGTCTCAAAGTGATGAGGCCGTAGAGCAAATTGCGTCCGCCGCCGACAATATAGCTCAGATCGTTTCTGCCCTTGAAAATCTGACCTGTGCCAGCCTGAGACCCCTTAATGATGAAAAGATAGACCTGAGCCAGATGGCCGCAAAGGTCATCGCAGAGTTGCAGTTCAATTCCCCGACAAGCCCCCTCGACATCCAGATCCATCCGACGCCGCTCGCGGTCGGTGATCCACACCTGCTCGAAATTATGCTGACCAACCTGTTGGGAAACGCCTTGAAGTACTCGGCCCAGACAGCCTTACCCCGAATCGAATTTGGTGCGTTTAGCGAACAGGGGCAAACTGTCTGGTTTGTGCGAGACAATGGCGCTGGTTTCGACCATCTCAAGAAAGATATGCTCTTCAAACCGTTCGGACGCCTCCACTCGAGCAAGGAGTTCCCCGGCACTGGTATCGGGCTGCTCACGGTGCAGCGCATCATTCATCGCCATGGTGGGGAGATTCACGCCGAAAGCAGGGTGGGAGCAGGAGCAACCTTCTATTTTTCGTTTGGCTGAGACGCAATCCAGCGGTTTCAATGAGCAAAAAAGGACAGATTTATTTATGGCCGGTTATTAGCAAATAAATCTGTTCCCCTTTCGTATGTCAGGGTTTTGCGGACAGGGAAGAAGAGGTCCGTATTTTTCCCTTCAACCAATCAGGCCAACTGCCCTGATCTTCAGACGGGTAAGTCTGTAATTGTTGCCCTTGAGGGTTAAGGAGTTCGGGCCATTTGCATTCCAGGATAGATGCCGCCCCATGTAATCCGGAGACAGCCGCCCCGGACACCCCATGGGCGACCGTGCTCGCGCCGACGAGTCTCAGGCCTTTGATTTCAGTATTTACCCGATAGGCCATAGGCCCAATTTGTGAATAGCTTTTCTCCGTGCCGTAAGAGCAGCCGTTGGTCGCCGCTGTGTAGTGAGCATTGGTGAGAGGCGTTCCCAGTTCACAAAACACAACATGTTCGGTAATGCCCGGGATAACTTTTTCGAGAGTCTTGAAAAACATTCCAACTATTTTTTGTTTAAGAATTTCGTATTCTTTGGGTCTGGATCCAGACTCGGTTCCTTCGAATTGTCGGAAGCTGTCATATCCGACAAAGGTGACAACCTCTAAGGTATGCCCTCTGCCATTGTAACTTGTCGGATCCTTCAGGGTCGGAGCTGAGATGAAGAGGGCCTCGAAGGACTCTTTAGCGTAGAGCCCGGGATCCTGAGCCCTTTGGAAAACCTGGTCAAAATCAGCTTCCGATGAATACCAGATATTCCCGGAATCCAACCCTGCTGCCGCCATATCCATATCAACCGCTAAAAACAGAACAAGAGAGGGGAGTGAGTACCTGGTTTTGTTCAAACGTTTTTTGAGTTTCCTGCTCAGGTGCGTTTCTCCCACCAGACCATGGAAAGTCCTGTGTGGATCAGCATTCGAGATGATGTGTCTCGCCCGCAGTTCTCTGCCATCGGCGAGCTGAACACCCAGAGCCCGACGTCCCCTGCCGGTTGATTCGGTGAGAATTTTCTCTACGCCGAGCCCGGTCAGAACTTCACTCCCTGCAGTACGAATAGCCTTGACCAGTGCCCGGGCAATGGCGCCCCCGCCGCCCCGTGGATAATACCCGCCATGCTCGTAATGACGGGCCAGCCCGGCATGCAGCATCATCATTGTCCTGGAGGGCGGCAAACCCTGATCACCGCACTGAACCGAGAGAATTCCGCGCACCACAGAATCGGAAATCAGCCCCTCCAGGATCCGCTTCAAACTGTAGAGTCCGTAGCGACCGATATGCCGGGTTCGATAGGGCATCAAAATGACATCTTTGATGCTGTCGATCTCAAGGAGGAGGGGGAATTGGTACACAAGGTTCTGGAGCAACTCCATGTACTTGCCGATACCCTTGCCTTCCTGGGGGAACCTTTGCAAAAGACGCTCGGTCATGGTGGGAAGATGGGCGTGGTAGTCGAATTTCACCCCGGCAATGTGGCAATGCTCATAGTGCTGGGGGTTTTGCTCAAAAAAGATCAGATCGTTGGCCGCACCGAGACCTTCATAGATGGCCCTTGTTTCGTCACCTGGTCCCAAACGGCCGACATAATGAACGCCAGGACTGAAGGTAAAGCCGCACTTGCTGAAGTTTTGGCACCAGCCACCCGGGGCATGGTGCTGCTCTAAAACCAGGACCTTTTGCCCGGCACGCGCCAGGGCAAGAGCTGAGGTCAACCCGCCTGAGCCCGAGCCAATAACGATCGTATCTGCATCGAGATTCGTCATCTATCCCCTCTGTATTGATTGTTCCCCAAACAGACCAGATTCATTTTCAGCGCTGTGAATAAATGTATCCCCGAATCGACAAAAAACAAAAAAGGCTGGAAAATAAATCTGCCCTCTGGTCGTAGGAACAATAAAGGCGATGGGCCCTAACATGTCAAGCTGCATGCAGAGCTACTCCCGCGGAGACCCCGCATTCCCGGCTCCGGCCATTGCGGAGCCTTTTATTTCTGTTAATCTTCAAGCGTCAGTATTATTTATGAATTGTTTGTAATTTTTCTGCGGCAGGAATGGAATGCCCTCTTCTTGCAGGGTGTCTGTACGTAGGGAGCGGCGGAGCTATGAACGAACAAGTCGTCATTTATCTCAAAAGCGGGCAGAGCGTCAACGGTCAGCTCGCACGCACGTTTAAACCGAACGATATCGATATCGAGATACTGACCGCGAGCGATCAAGGGCGGGAGTTGTTCTCCCTTGAAGAGGTCTGTGTGGTCGCTTTTGCCAAGGCGCCAAGCTGGCTCAGGTTTGACGCGCCGGATGGAAACGAACAGATTCAGACCACCGCCGGAAAGACTTTTCATGCCGAGGTCTTTTCCGCAGATCATTGCCGGCTCGGTTTCTTCGGCCTGTTGTTGGACAAGACTGCGCCCTGCCGGACAGTATTCTTTACCTTCAGCGGCGTTCGGTCTCGTAATCAGGAGCGCCACGTCGGGCAGATCCTGATAGACGATCAACTCGTCTCGCAAAAACAGATGTCCGAAGTCCTCGACAGCCAGGAACGGCTACGCAAGCGGCGTCTCGGCGAGGTGATCGCCGAGACGGCCGAGGTTCCCATGGATACGATCGAAAAGACTCTAAAAAGTACCGGGCCCGTCCCCGCAACCTCAAGCCATATCCGGGTTGGTGACATTTTGGTCGAGTCGGGGCTGGTGACGCGCGAACAAGTGGAGAAGGCCTTTGCCAGCCAGGAGAAGGGGAAGAAACTCAAGGTCGGCGAACTTCTGGTCAGTCGCGGACTGATCACCGAGAAGCAGTTGCTCAAGGCATTGGCTGACAAGTTCCGCCTCAGGTTCGTCGATCTCAGCACGCTCATCCCCTCTCCCGAGGCCCTTGACGCAATCTCAGAGGGGCTTGTCGGACGGTTGCAGATCTTTCCGTTAGAGTTGAATGATCGCACTCTGGTCGTCGCCACCTCCGCCCCTACCGACCCGACAGTCAGAGATGCTCTCGGTTTCAGTACCGGGTATGCTATCGAACTGGTGGTGGCAACCGAGAAACAGATCGTCCGCGCGATAGAAACCTATTACCGCAGTCAGGATGTCATCAGCAGCCTGCTCAACGATATGGATGAGGAAGCACAGTCGATCACGGTACAGGAGCGCGCGGACGATGAGGCGTTGAGCAGCGAGACCGATTCGACGGTGATCGCCGTGGTGAATCGCCTGCTGGTCGATGCTTATAAACGGGGAGCCTCCGATATTCACTTCGAACCGGACGGCAATAAAAATCCGATCCTGGTCCGCTATCGCATCGACGGCGAATGTGAGATCGCCCACCGCATCGCCAGTACCTACAAAGGCGCGATTGTGGCGCGATTGAAGATTATCTCGGGTCTCGACATCACCGAACGACGGCGTCCGCAGAGCGGCAAGATTCTTCTTCATTTCCAGCAGCGTAAGCTCGAATACCGGGTTGAGGTCACGCCGACGGTCGGCGGGCT
Above is a genomic segment from Geopsychrobacter electrodiphilus DSM 16401 containing:
- a CDS encoding DJ-1/PfpI family protein; the protein is MAAKKILMLVGDFVEDYEVMVPFQALQMIGHTVHAVCPGKKAGESVRTAVHDFEGDQTYSEKPGHNFALNATFDDIKADAYDALVIPGGRAPEYIRLNKTVLSIVQHFAAANKPIAAVCHGAQVLAAAGVLKGRSCSCYPAVGPDVTLAGGKFMEIAVDRAHVDGNLVTAPAWPAHPEWLSKFLQVLGTKIEL
- a CDS encoding sensor histidine kinase, yielding MKFQTKLIILTLLANLLLAAGAWQLMIGVNAVQKQVQLFVPATGYLQGISGVHSALTRQARESLDYLISRNPADKKNFFTTGKALDKAFLLWRESAAQQLALKVEGEQEDLERAEATYLLYLGWQKEMREIFALTDQQKWVMALKKFQGAWETHLNNKLFPAINQALHDGMVEVEDTYHGLTLAVGIIPWDLTASSRQLDEIHNVMNILIDGNQVNASVNSQFSALIDYLLNNNADSLERYEHSKIISQEALADWLHVAEKAEPSDHQPSATGQQIAAIDRTFQRFAQQAESAIALKKAGLTTRALALIGGQDDSLIADFHNSTSITIRDGAKALVTRATASRTTGILFLFSIFGFISLFSLGIVREMFASLKTLSTGMDCIGAGDLSHRIVLKGDDVTGRLAQTFNTMMDSLCHSQRDLKKLTSELEQRVENRTLELEAVNRDLEAFNAMVSHDLRSPLAIISGYCELLLAKEMSQSDEAVEQIASAADNIAQIVSALENLTCASLRPLNDEKIDLSQMAAKVIAELQFNSPTSPLDIQIHPTPLAVGDPHLLEIMLTNLLGNALKYSAQTALPRIEFGAFSEQGQTVWFVRDNGAGFDHLKKDMLFKPFGRLHSSKEFPGTGIGLLTVQRIIHRHGGEIHAESRVGAGATFYFSFG
- a CDS encoding cytochrome c peroxidase: MKLILTIMLLMFVASPCLAAQAPTADLGKQLFESPTLGSNGKSCSSCHSQGKGLEKIAGYDDAKLKGRINSCIRGALKGKVLALESTELDSMLIYLRSLQPGS
- a CDS encoding cation:proton antiporter is translated as MGIAADIVIIVLAAFGGGLLAHALRQPLILGYILAGVLIGPFTGGVTVSDVHDIEKLAEIGVALLLFALGLEFSLKELRPVRFIALIGAPIQILLTIGFGYLIGLSLGWAPVASLWLGGLVSLSSTMVILKTLMNQGMMGTLSSRVMVGILIVQDLAVVPLMILLPQISDPKAGLPVLGMALLKGAVFLAVMLFVGSRILPWLLRRIARWNSRELFVLSITAIGLGVGYATYQIGLSFALGAFVAGMVLSESDYGHQALSDIIPLRDLFSLLFFTSVGMLLDPAFLFHNWVGVLQLVLMISLGKGLILALTTRSFGYGNVVPLAVGLGMFQIGEFSFVLGQVGFSGGFLSGEEHSFILSATILSMLMTPLISSLTVPLYRLKTRYFKADSIKTANLPPEGLHGHIVIAGGGRVGQHIAKLLTQVEVSFIIIEMNHNRLEECTKLGFPAIYGDASQEIVLEAANLGEAQQVLITLPNIIATEAIVRQVHSRYPTLNMVVRAEGVEQMRALYEDGVYMVILPELEAGLEIARQALLHLKLPIPTIQRYTDALRRDHYHPDHEMGKGHLEISLLKNARDHLELNWERLDQDSLMVGQSIRTLDIRRTTGVSIVGVLREGSFSPNPPADFVFSAGDLVAVLGNSSQCIEISALA
- a CDS encoding aldo/keto reductase, whose amino-acid sequence is MRYNRLGNTGLFISELCFGTMTFGGGEGIWGMIGDLQQKEAERLIAQALEGGINFIDTADVYAGGVAEQITGQALKNLGVKRDEVVIATKVFSQMGAGPNSRGASRAHILDGIKASLKRLQLDYVDLYQIHGFDPATPMEETVRALESLVSQGLVRYVGVSNWSAWQIMKGLGIADRLGFSRFASLQAYYSIAGRDLEREIVPLLESEGLGLMVWSPLAGGLLSGKYGRDLSGEEGSRRVIFDFPPVDLERAWGVVDCMRPMAEARGCSVARIALAWLLHQPRVTSVIIGAKRPDQLTDNLAAVEIALSTDELATLDEVSRLPQEYPAWMLERQGEVRMTQLKDAKH
- a CDS encoding GspE/PulE family protein, which encodes MNEQVVIYLKSGQSVNGQLARTFKPNDIDIEILTASDQGRELFSLEEVCVVAFAKAPSWLRFDAPDGNEQIQTTAGKTFHAEVFSADHCRLGFFGLLLDKTAPCRTVFFTFSGVRSRNQERHVGQILIDDQLVSQKQMSEVLDSQERLRKRRLGEVIAETAEVPMDTIEKTLKSTGPVPATSSHIRVGDILVESGLVTREQVEKAFASQEKGKKLKVGELLVSRGLITEKQLLKALADKFRLRFVDLSTLIPSPEALDAISEGLVGRLQIFPLELNDRTLVVATSAPTDPTVRDALGFSTGYAIELVVATEKQIVRAIETYYRSQDVISSLLNDMDEEAQSITVQERADDEALSSETDSTVIAVVNRLLVDAYKRGASDIHFEPDGNKNPILVRYRIDGECEIAHRIASTYKGAIVARLKIISGLDITERRRPQSGKILLHFQQRKLEYRVEVTPTVGGLEDVVLRLLSASKPLPLAEMGFMPYNLERFRALLEKPYGMILCVGPTGSGKTTTLHSALSQINTPKRKIWTVEDPVEITQAGLRQVQVNRKVGFSFAEALRSFLRADPDVIMIGEMRDVETAKIAIEASLTGHLVFSTLHTNSAPETVVRLVEMGLDPFNFADALLGITAQRLARRLCASCKEPLQPTREVYDELLVMFEREADRLPESLPAYADTRFMAAKGCDRCNGSGYRGRIALHELLLSSSGIKRAIRNGLSVEEVRQIALEEGMWTLRMDGIMKIFSGETDLEQVNKVCI
- a CDS encoding phytoene desaturase family protein, coding for MTNLDADTIVIGSGSGGLTSALALARAGQKVLVLEQHHAPGGWCQNFSKCGFTFSPGVHYVGRLGPGDETRAIYEGLGAANDLIFFEQNPQHYEHCHIAGVKFDYHAHLPTMTERLLQRFPQEGKGIGKYMELLQNLVYQFPLLLEIDSIKDVILMPYRTRHIGRYGLYSLKRILEGLISDSVVRGILSVQCGDQGLPPSRTMMMLHAGLARHYEHGGYYPRGGGGAIARALVKAIRTAGSEVLTGLGVEKILTESTGRGRRALGVQLADGRELRARHIISNADPHRTFHGLVGETHLSRKLKKRLNKTRYSLPSLVLFLAVDMDMAAAGLDSGNIWYSSEADFDQVFQRAQDPGLYAKESFEALFISAPTLKDPTSYNGRGHTLEVVTFVGYDSFRQFEGTESGSRPKEYEILKQKIVGMFFKTLEKVIPGITEHVVFCELGTPLTNAHYTAATNGCSYGTEKSYSQIGPMAYRVNTEIKGLRLVGASTVAHGVSGAAVSGLHGAASILECKWPELLNPQGQQLQTYPSEDQGSWPDWLKGKIRTSSSLSAKP